In Coregonus clupeaformis isolate EN_2021a chromosome 32, ASM2061545v1, whole genome shotgun sequence, the following are encoded in one genomic region:
- the LOC121548301 gene encoding interferon regulatory factor 8-like isoform X5 codes for MSVNPGGRRLKQWLVEQIQSGQYPGLLWEDDSRTMFRIPWKHAGKQDYNQEVDASIFKAWAVFKGKFKEGEKAEPATWKTRLRCALNKSPDFEEVGDRSQLDISEPYKVYRIVPEEEQKTGKSAAAALTSSSGDITDMDCSSADLEELIKEVKQSSSDEYLGIIKRSHSPQEDGCRMQPSPEYWSQGSVSVFPGHQDPSPMGSFNAAFSQMIINFFYGGKLMDSVVTSHADGCRISPGQPPLVQHRSPYGLPDSLQNVRFPPAELIEAERQRHVTRKLLGHLERGVLVRANREGIFIKRLCQSRVFWSRAGGLGPHYSPGGPCKLERDAVVKIFDTGRFFQALQLYQEGQLPAPDPMVTLCFGEELHDLSTAKSKLIIVQITPVNCQQLLDAVSMHRSQYSSPNLEIQSDELQAGEQMARIYQDLCSYTAPQRAACYRDNMPITA; via the exons ATGTCAGTAAACCCGGGCGGTCGGAGGCTGAAACAGTGGCTAGTAGAGCAGATCCAGAGCGGCCAGTACCCGGGGCTGCTCTGGGAGGACGACAGCCGTACCATGTTCCGCATCCCCTGGAAACATGCTGGGAAGCAGGATTACAACCAGGAGGTCGACGCCTCTATCTTCAAA GCCTGGGCTGTGTTTAAGGGTAAGTTTAAGGAGGGGGAGAAGGCTGAGCCTGCTACATGGAAGACCAGGCTGCGGTGTGCCCTCAATAAGAGCCCCGACTTCGAGGAGGTGGGAGACAGGTCCCAGCTGGACATCTCTGAGCCCTACAAGGTGTACCGTATCGTCCCCGAGGAGGAGCAGAAGA CAGGTAAAAGTGCAGCAGCAGCTTTGACATCTAGCTCTGGTGACATTACTGACATGGACTGCAGCTCTGCAGACCTGGAGGAGCTCATCAAAGAGGTGAAACAG TCTTCCAGTGATGAGTACCTGGGTATCATCAAGAGGAGCCACTCTCCCCAGGAGGATGGCTGTAGGATGCAGCCCAGCCCAGAGTACTGGTCCCAGGGCAGTGTCAGTG TCTTCCCGGGGCATCAAGATCCCTCGCCGATGGGTTCTTTCAATGCCG CCTTCTCTCAGATGATCATCAACTTCTTCTACGGTGGGAAGCTGATGGACAGCGTGGTGACCTCTCACGCTGATGGCTGTCGTATCTCTCCGGGTCAGCCTCCCTTGGTCCAGCACAGGTCCCCCTACGGTCTCCCAGACAGCCTGCAGAACGTACGTTTCCCCCCCGCTGAGCTCATTGAGGCTGAGCGCCAACGCCATGTCACCCGCAAGCTCCTGGGCCACCTGGAGAGGGGCGTGCTGGTCCGTGCCAACCGCGAGGGCATCTTCATCAAGAGGCTGTGCCAGAGCCGTGTGTTCTGGAGCCGGGCTGGGGGATTGGGTCCCCACTACAGCCCTGGGGGGCCCTGCAAACTGGAGAGAGATGCTGTGGTGAAGATTTTTGACACAGGAAGGTTCTTCCAAG CTCTCCAGCTGTACCAGGAGGGCCAGCTTCCTGCCCCTGACCCCATGGTGACCCTGTGTTTCGGGGAGGAGCTTCATGACCTCAGCACAGCCAAGAGCAAACTTATCATCGTCCAG ATCACTCCAGTGAACTGCCAGCAGCTGTTGGATGCAGTGAGCATGCATCGTTCCCAGTACAGCAGTCCTAACCTGGAGATCCAGTCAGATGAGCTGCAGGCCGGGGAGCAGATGGCCCGGATCTACCAGGACCTGTGTAGCTACACCGCTCCCCAGAGGGCAGCCTGCTACAGGGACAACATGCCCATCACCGCCTGA